One genomic window of Gopherus evgoodei ecotype Sinaloan lineage unplaced genomic scaffold, rGopEvg1_v1.p scaffold_50_arrow_ctg1, whole genome shotgun sequence includes the following:
- the LOC115643091 gene encoding olfactory receptor 52R1-like — MSDSNTTHFTNPSTFILLGIPGLEAAYVWISILFCTMYVTAILGNFTILFTVKTEPSLHGPMYYFLCMLAITDLVECTSIVPKMLSIFWFNSREIDFRSCLTQLYFIHCFSGMESGIFVAMALDRYVAICDPLRHSTLLTKSIVAKIGLAMMLRSSIVVLPYPFLVRQWPYCRTNIIPQPYCAHIAVVKLACADTRISSYYGLFVVFCVMGLDAIFIALSYTQILRAIFSLPTKDARIKTFGTCISHLCSILAFYIPSLFFSLIYRFVQNVPLHFHILIANVYLLMPPVLNPIIYGVRTKQIRDRLLRLFTRKGT; from the coding sequence atgtcagattccaacacaacccacttcaccaacccctccaccttcatcctgctgggcattcctggcctggaggctgccTACGTCTGGATCTCCATCCTCTTCTGCACCATGTATGTCACAGCaatcttggggaacttcaccatcctgttcactGTGAAGACAGAGCCGAGTCTCCAtgggcccatgtactatttcctttgCATGCTGGCCATCACCGACTTGGTTGAATGTACGTCCATTGtacccaaaatgctgagcatcttctggttcaattccagagaGATAGATTTCAGGTCTTGCCTCACCCAGCTGTatttcattcactgcttctcagggatggagtctgggatcttcgtggccatggctttggatcgctacgtggccatctgtgatcccctgagacattccacccTCCTAACAAAGTCCATTGTGGCTAAGATTGGCCTGGCCATGATGCTGCGCAGCAGCATTGTTGTACTGCCATATCCCTTCCTGGTAAGGCAGTGGCcttattgcagaaccaacatcatcccccagCCGTACTGCGCACACATAGCcgtggtgaagctggcctgcgCTGACACTCGCATCAGTAGCTACTATGGCCTCTTTGTGGTGTTCTGTGTGATGGGTCTGGATGCGATTTTCATTGCCCTGTCTTAcacccagatcctcagggccatcttcagcctccccacaaaggatgcccgGATCAAGACTTTTGGGACCTGCATCTCCCACCTTTGTTCCATCTTAGCCTTTTACATCCCAAGTCTCTTTTTCTCCCTCATATACCGATTTGTTCAGAATGTACCCCTGCATTTCCACATTCTCATTGCCAACGTTTACCTCTTGATGCCCCCTGTGCTAAATCCCATCATCTACggggtgaggaccaaacagatccgggACAGGCTGCTCCGGCTCTTTACTCGTAAAGGGACCTAA